The DNA region CTCCCGATCGGCTCCCGAGTTGGCGAGCCTGGCGGTTGCGAGGGCACGGTCGAACGAGACATCACCTCGAGTCAACCCAGCCGAGATCTCTTCCTGTTCGGCGAACTGCCGCATCGCCTGGGTCAGCATCCGCGCCGTGTCGTGGGAGGTGTCGCACCGCGCCGCGACCCATTCCAACATCGATCTGGAGCCGTCCATCTGTGGCACCTGAGCCGCGTCCAGCCGCACCATCAGCCCGAGTTGGTGAGCTCGCAACCTTCCGATGATCCTCTCGCAGGCGACCAGCTCCTGCTCGAGGGCGTCGATCGTGACTTCGCTTTCCATGTCGACAACGTACGACTCGGGTATGACAGATTCGGACGGACCCGGCGTAGGTAAGCCCGCACGATCCAGGTCGCTCAGCCGGACCCGAGGCCTCACCGGAGCCTTAGCGAGGTCGCACGATCGCGACCGCGGGTCGAGCGCGGCGACCCGCATCCGATGGGTTGCCGGGTCCGGCTGTCAGCCATGCTTCGATGCAGGCACCGCTGGACGCGCGGACCCTCCCGAACCCGTTCCGCGGTGCCGCGGCAACTCACACCCGACCCGTCCGCCGGCTGCCATCCGTCCGTCGATGCAGTGGCCGCCGGGCGTCCAGCCGTCCGCAGCCCCGTTCCGTGGAGCCGCGGCAACCCGCACTCGACGCGTTCGCCGTGTCCCGTGTCAGGTATCTGAGACAGATTTCTGGTTGGGAATGTTTGGTTGGGGGGTCTGTCGGTAGCGTTCGAGGGGGCGGGCCATGGCGATCGTCTCGTGGGGTCGGATCGAGTTGTAGATGCTCCTGAAGTCGGCGGTGTGGGCGGCGAGGTCGATGCCGTCGGCGATGTCGTGGCGGTAGAGCCGCTCGTATTTGAGCGCTCCGAAGAACCGTTCGATCATCCCGTTGGTCCAGGGCGCCTTGCGGCGGGTACGGACATGACGCAGGTGCCGTTTGGAGGCGACCCAGGCTGCGAATGCGCCGCTCTTGAAGCAGGGGCCGTTGTCGGTGACGATCGTCAATGTGCCGATCTCGCCGGTGGCGGGGTCGGTGAGCTCCTCGATCCAGCCCACGCCGAGGAGCATCTCGACCTCGGTGAGGGCGGCCTCGAAGAAGGTGATGGCGTCCCGGGTGGTCTTGGTGACCGTCACGGTGCAGGCCAGGTTGACTTTGGCCCAGTAGTCAACCACGGCGCCGAGGTTCCAGGTCCCGGCACCGAGAGTCTCGAACTCGCTGAAGTCGGCTTGCCACAGCCGGTTGCGTCGTGTCGGGGGCTCGAGGAACGCCTGGCGCCGGACCC from Acidimicrobiia bacterium includes:
- a CDS encoding integrase core domain-containing protein, producing the protein MTVTAFCAQLGIPRATWYRWRAAATSTKGPWPTPAQDAIEADAKALAAGWEAWGHRKLAELKRVGIDNIAAGPVSDSTMYRALKRNGLCLPVGHTAEVRQLAGVRRQAFLEPPTRRNRLWQADFSEFETLGAGTWNLGAVVDYWAKVNLACTVTVTKTTRDAITFFEAALTEVEMLLGVGWIEELTDPATGEIGTLTIVTDNGPCFKSGAFAAWVASKRHLRHVRTRRKAPWTNGMIERFFGALKYERLYRHDIADGIDLAAHTADFRSIYNSIRPHETIAMARPLERYRQTPQPNIPNQKSVSDT